Within the Herbaspirillum sp. RTI4 genome, the region GGCCGACATTGAGTTCAATGTCGCCGTCTTCAATCAGCATTTCGCCTGGAATCATGGCTGCCTCATTCGTCAATAAGAGTGTAGTTAAGGGATAGGATGATGCACGGTGACCAGCTTGGTGCCGTCCGGAAAGGTGGCTTCTACCTGAATGTCCGGGATCATTTCCGGCACGCCTTCCATCACGTCGGCGCGACTCAGAATAGTCGCACCGAAGGACATCAGCTCCGCTACCGTACGACCATCACGCGCTCCTTCCATGATGGCGGCGGAAATCAGCGCGACGGATTCGGGATAATTCAATTTCAAACCGCGTGCCTGCCGCCGTTCCGCTACTAATGCTGCGGTAAAAATCAGCAGCTTGTCTTTTTCTCTCGGAGTCAGTTCCATTATTTTTTCCTGTGGCAGAAGTCAAAGTGTTGCAGCAATTCAGTGCCGGTAGCGATTAAAGTAAGCGCTGCGCGGCAGTGTGGTCGGAGAGTTTTTCAATAAGCATTAGGTATTCCAGATGCGCGGAACCAGCGCCGGACGCTGCATGAATTCAGGGCGCAAAAATTGCCAGGCTAGTGTCAGCCATTGCCGCGCCAGTTCGCTGGAGTGGCCGAGATGGCGCAGGACGATGACGTCTTTTATTTGGCTGACGCCGCATTTGCCATTCGCGCCGATCAGATCGCTGGTGGCGGCGCGTAAATCGTTGACGAACTGATTGCGGTGCAGCGGTTTGCCCTCGTTGTTTACGGGTAATTTACCGACGGCAATCAGCGTCGCGCTCACGGTGTATCCGGCCAGCCCCAGCGGACTTTGCATGGCGTTGCCGGCCGCTTCCAGTGTCCCTTGTTCAAACCACAGCAGCTTGCCTTCGCGGTGCAGCGTCGTGCGTTGCAGGATGCGTCCCTGACGGAAAGTTTCGCCCGACGCCGTGCGGCCGAAACAGAGAATTTCGCCGCCGATATAGCTGGCATCCGCCGCCAGATGGACGGCGTGCTGCAAATGCACTTCGGAGCGATCGAAGAAAATGGTTTCCTGCGGCAGCCATTCCAGATGCGCGCCCGGGCCCAGTTCCAGCGCAATGGTCTGGCGCGATACCTGACCGTTGGCCTTGTACCATTTAGCCGCTCCCGGCGTGGTCAGCAGCGCCCGCCCGGCAGCACCGACGCTGGCCTTGATGTGCAGCTCATCACCGCCCACTACACCACCCGGCGGATGCACGATGATGGCGTGGCATACCGCAGCGCCTTCAGGATAGAGCGGCTTTTGTACACGCAGCGGCCCGAAATGCGCGCGCTCCACCAATCGTGTGGTGCCGCCGTCGTCGGCGAAGCGCAAGCTCAGGCGCGCTTGGCGGTCGGCGAGGGCGCTGTCTTCGCAAACAGTGGGGGACGGTGCGAGTGCAAGAAGATTCATCGACCTGATTTCAAAGGGTAAGGCCGCACTATACCGCCAGATGCCGCGCACCATGGACGCCATCCATCTGCGCCGGCACGCCAGTCGTGACGGCTACGATGCCGCAGCGTTGTCGGGCGTGGGACATGAGCCATCGATTTCGTCCTTGACGGTGGTGGTTTGCCGTTCTGAGTGGGCGGCCATGCCCATGACCTTGTTCGTAGTCAGGGGCGACTTATTTTTTGTTGCCTGCTCAATAAGCAGTTTGTATGCCAGCCGCTCCCCGTTTTGATGCGTAGAGGAGGCGCAGCGAGAGCGCAAAGACGATTCCAGTGCGCACCAAACTGGTGCCGCTTAGTTGGTGCGCAAGAACACCACTTAGCGAGTCCAGAGGAAAGTCGAGGGGGTTGGTTGCGGTAAAGGGGCAAGCCCGTGAGCGGAAGTCAGCGCAAAAACACGCGCTGCATGAAGTGAATGAGCGGGTACTGAACCATGCTTTGCAACATCGGCGGTAATTCCAGCGGCTTCATGATCATCTTGATGGTCGTGTCTGGCGTCAGGTGGGTGCGGACGGTGTGATTCATCGTCGCCAGCAGCCGCTGTCGCTGTGGCACATCGTCTGCGTGCAAGGGGTCGCGTATTTTGATGACATGGCGAATGGCGCAATCGGCATCTTCGCTTTTCAGCTCCAGCGTGCGGCGGCAGAGCGTGCCGAGGGTGCGCAGGCGTCCGGTGCCTTCCTGCTCCCGATAGCGGCGGAAACTGCGATAAAACTGCTTGTAGTGACTGACTTCATCGTCGGCGATGCGGTGCGCCAGTTGCCGCAGCACCGGTTCGCTCGTGCTGCGTGCCAGCGCCCGATAATACGTAGCGGTGCCGGTTTCCACCACGCAGCGCGCCGCCAGTTCCTGTGTTCGGGTCGATTCCAGCAGCTCGACCTTGCAATAGCCCGCATACTCACCGAGAAAGCTGCGATACGCGCGCTCCCAGTCGAACTCTGGCCAGACATAGTTAACATAGGCCCGCAAAGCCGCGCCATGCTGTAATTCTTCCACTTCCCAGTGATTGCGCAGCCAGTCCGACAGTTCGGCGTCGTTGCGATAAAAATCGACCAGGTTGCTGGCGTACACATTGGCACCGCTTTCCACGAAAGAGGCGCAGGCCAGCAGATAAAACAGGTTTTCATCGCGCCGTGTGGCGGGGATGTCGATGCACGAAAAATCCAGGTCGGTGATTTTCCAATGTCTTTTGTCTTGAAGGGGAATCGTCATATAGGTCTCCGTGTTGGAGTGGGATAAAAATCGCACACTAAATAAGACGGAGTGATGGAAGGTTTGGTTCAGGGGCGGGGCATAGTCGCGGGGTACGCTGACAGCAAAAGCGCCGATGTTGGTGTAGGATCAAGAGTTTTCCCGCAGGCCGGCCTTAAAAGCGCGTCTCCATCGGCGCCAGTCACTGCGGAAATGTTCACCCTCTGGATTTTATGCCCCCCGATTCTTCTTCCTCCCTTCAAGGCCGCGGCATTCCGCTGTGGCTGATTATGCTCGCCGTACTGACTGCATTCGGCTCTTTGTCGATCGATATGTACCTGCCCAGTTTTTCCACTATCGCCCATGAATTCGGCGTCGGCATCAACATGGTGCAATTGACGCTGGCGAGTTTTCTGGTCGGACTGGCGCTGGGTCAAATGTTTTACGGGCCGCTCAGCGATCGTTACGGACGCAAACCGCCGCTGTATTTCGGGATCGGTATTTACGTCGTGGTGTCGGCCGCGTGCGTGTTCGTTCACAGCATTGAGTCGCTGATCGTCCTGCGGTTTTTTCAGGGACTGGGCGCTTGCGCCGGGATCATCATTCCGCGTGCGGCCATTCGCGACAAGATGGGCGCAGCCGGTTCGGCCCGCGCTTTTTCGCTGCTGATGCTGGTGTTCGGTCTGGCACCGATTCTGGCGCCGTTTTTTGGCGGACTGGCTCTGCAGGCATGGGGCTGGCGTTCGATCTTTGTGATTCTGACCGTGTTTGGCGCAGGCTGTCTGATCGCCATGCACTTCATCATGGAAGAAACGCTGGACCGTCATCAGGCCAAGCCGCTGCAACTGGGACGGACGCTGCGCCAGTACCTGGATTTGCTGCGCCATCCGCAATTCATCGCCTACGCAGTCAACGGTGGCTTGATGCAAGCCGCCATGTTTGCCTATATTGCCGGCGCGCCCTTTGTGCTCATTGAGTTGCATGGCATAGCGCCGGAGCATTTCGGTTATGTCTTCGGTGCCAATGCCGTAGGGCTGATTATTTTTTCGCAGGTCAATGCGCGTCTGGTGCGCAAGCATCCGCTCGATTATTTGCTTAAACGCGCTTTGTGGGTGGCGGCTGGCGTGACGGCGACCATGGCGGTGCTGATTGCCGCCGGGGCGGATAGTCTGGCCGTGGTGCTGATTGGATTCTTTGGCTTTACTTGCAGCTATGGCTGTATCAGCCCGAATGTTGCGGCTATCGCTTTGTCGGAGCAGGGGCAGCAGGCCGGTACCGCGTCTGCGTTAATGGGCACGCTGCAATTCGGCATGTCGGTGCTGGCGGGCGTGGGCATCAGCATCTGGCACGATGGCACGGCATTGCCGCTGGCCATCATGATGGCCGTTTGTACTGTAGGCGGTTTGTGCTTGTATCTGGGTGTGGCCAGACGGCATGGGCTGAAGGCATCGAGTTAGTTTGTCGCCGGCTGCCGGGTTGCCCTACGCGCTCGCTTCGACCCTACGCGCAAATGCGTAATCGGCAGGCCCTGACGGTATACTGCGCGCAGTGTTTTTATTTCTCTTACTTTTAGGCAGATCCCAACTATGGCCCAATACGTCTATACCCTGAACCGCGTCGGCAAGATCGTGCCTCCCAAGCGGCAGATTCTGAAAGATATTTCGCTCTCCTTTTTCCCGGGTGCCAAGATCGGCGTGCTGGGTCTGAACGGCTCGGGTAAGTCGACGCTGCTCAAAATCATGGCTGGTCTGGACAAGGACATTCAGGGCGAAGCCACGCCGATGCCGAATCTGAATATCGGCTATCTGCCGCAGGAGCCGCAGCTTGATCCCGAGCAGACGGTGCGTCAGGCCGTCGAGGGAGGGCTGGGCGAGGCGTTTGAAGCGCGCGGCAAGCTCGATGAGGTGTATGCCGCGTATGCCGAGGAAGACGCCGATTTCGATGCGCTGGCCACCGAGCAGGCGCGGCTGGAGGCGATCATTTCCACCGCCGACGGCGGCAATCTCGATCAGATGCTGGAAATGGCCGCCGACGCACTGCGCTTGCCGCCGTGGGATGCGGTCGTCGGGGTTTTGTCCGGTGGTGAAAAACGGCGCGTAGCCTTGTGCCGCTTGCTGCTCTCGAAGCCAGACATGTTGCTGCTCGATGAGCCAACCAACCATTTGGACGCGGAATCGGTCGACTGGCTGGAGCAGTTCCTGCTGCGCTTTACCGGCACTGTGGTGGCCATCACCCATGATCGTTACTTCCTCGATAACGCGGCCGAGTGGATTCTGGAACTCGATCGCGGTCACGGTATTCCGTGGAAGGGCAACTACAGTTCCTGGCTGGAACAGAAGCAGGCGCGTTTGCAGTTGGAAGAGTCCAGCGAATCGGCGCGGCAGAAAACCCTCGCCAAGGAGCTGGAGTGGGTGCGTCAGAATCCCAAGGCCCGCCAATCCAAGAGCAAATCGCGGCTGGCGCGGTTTAACGAATTGTCCGAACACGAATACCAGAAGCGCAACGAAACCCAGGAAATTTTCATTCCAGTGGCCGAGCGACTGGGTAATGAGGTCATCGAATTCAAGAATGTCAGCAAAGGCTATGGCGACCGTCTGCTGATCGAAAATCTCGATTTCAAAATTCCCGCTGGCGCGATCGTCGGCATCATCGGCCCTAACGGCGCGGGTAAATCGACCCTGTTCCGCATGCTGGCCGGCAAGGAAACGCCCGATAGCGGCGAAGTGGTGCTGGGTTCGACCGTCAAGGTATCGCTGGTAGACCAATCTCGCGACGATCTGGAAAACAAGAAGACCGTGTTCGAAGATGTTGCCAACGGCGCGGATATTCTCACGGTCGGGCGTTTTGAAATGCCATCGCGGGCCTACCTCGGCCGCTTCAATTTCAAGGGCGGCGACCAGCAAAAAATCGTCGGTAATTTGTCCGGCGGTGAGCGTGGCCGTTTGCATCTGGCCAAGACCCTGCTGCAAGGCGGCAATGTCTTATTGCTCGATGAACCGTCCAACGATCTCGACGTGGAAACACTGCGCGCCCTGGAAGATGCCTTGCTGGAATTTGCCGGTACGGTACTGGTGATTTCCCATGATCGCTGGTTCCTGGATCGGATTGCCACGCACATCATGGCATTTGAAGGCGATTCGCACGTCAGCTTCTTCGACGGCAATTATCAGGAATACGAAGCCGACAAGCGCAAGCGTCTCGGCGAAGAAGGTGCCAAGCCTAAGCGGATTCGCTACAAGCCGGTTACTCGCTAAGACGAGTTAGTTCACTGCCTGACGGCAAACGGCGCGGCACAGTCATCAGACTGCACCGCGCCGTTTGTTTGTGTGCCGACCGCTTAGGTCGTGCCAGGTCTTGCTTCGTCTTAAATATGCAATGCCGCCAGCGCACCTAACACCAGACCCACGCCGCCCACGCTGAACGACATGCGCTTGAGCCAGTTCTTGCGCGTCAGCAAGGTAATGGCCGCGAGCGAAATCGCAATCTGAATCGCCGTCATCGCCTGCGCCCAACGGTGGTGCTGATGCATGCTGGCTTCGGATTTCTCATCCCAGGCCAGCGATTCGGCTTCCAGTTTTTCAGCGCCGATACGGATTTCTTCCTTTTCTTTTTTATAGCGCTCGGCCGAGGCAGCGTATTTGCTTGCATCGACACCGGGGATGGTCATCGCCAGTTCCGACAGGTTTTGCCGGCTCGATTTTGCCTGGTAGTAACTCCACTGATTGGCCGCCTCGGTTTTCTTGATGACCGCATTGTTCTTATTCATCGCTGCCGCGCTTTCAGTGGAGCCGACCTGATAGCTGAACATCGCCCCGGCAGTGGCCATGATGGCGGTGACCATGGCGATCTTGCCGGCAAAATTGTCGCCGCTGCCATGAGCGTGTTCGACGACGTGCTCCAACTGCTGTTCGTGCGGGCTGGGTACTTCGAATTCTGCGGCCATATTTTCTTTCTTTTAGTGAGAATTAATGAGAGTTCGTCCCCCGTTGACGGGCATATCCGGACATTAATGATGTTGTGTGCTGGCGCACATCAACGCTCACCAATGCGCAGATCGCCGTTTCCGTTGACACGCCCCTTGCATGTCCGGGATTTTGATACCATGGTGTTTTAGCCGTCCTGAGCACCATCTGCCATGAGTCAATACTGGAGTCCCATCGTCAGTCGCCTGACCCCCTACACCCCTGGCGAACAGCCAAAACTAAGCAAACTGATCAAGCTTAACACCAACGAAAACCCATATGGCCCTTCGCCGCTGGCGCTGGCCGCGATGGCGCGTGAGGTCAGCGACGATTTGCGTTTGTATCCCGATCCTGACGCCGCTTCGCTCAAACAAGCGATTGCTGCGCGCCATGGCCTGAAGCCAGACCAGATATTCGTCGGTAACGGCTCCGACGAAGTGCTGGCGCACGCCTTCCTCGGCTTGCTGCAGCACGGCGCACCGATTCTGTTCCCCGATATCAGCTACAGCTTTTATCCGACTTACGCCGGCTTGTATCAAGTCGACTACCGACTCGTGCCGCTGGCCGCTGACTTCAGTATCCGCATCGACGATTATCTGGACGCCAACGAAGCCATCGGCGGCATTATTTTCCCCAATCCGAATGCCCCGACCGGCTGCCTGCTCGCGCTCGATGAAATTGAACGCCTGTTGACCGTGCGCCGTGAGCGCGTGGTCATCGTCGATGAGGCTTACATCGATTTCGGCGGCGTCAGCGCCATTGAGTTGATCGAGCGTCACCCGAATCTGCTCGTGGTGCAAACCCTGTCCAAATCGCGCTCGCTGGCCGGCTTGCGCGTCGGCTTTGCGCTGGGGCACCGGGATCTGATCGACGGGCTGGAGCGCGTCAAGAACAGCTTTAATTCCTATCCGCTGGATCGCATTGCCATCGCAGGGGCCACCGCCGCGATGCAGGATGAAGCGCATTACGAAAAGACGCGGCAAGCCGTGATCGCCAGTCGTGAGCGCATGTCTGCCGCTTTGCAGGATCTGGGTTTTGAAGTGCTGCCTTCCGCCGCCAATTTCGTTTTTGCTCGGCATCCGCGTCACGATGGCGCCACGCTCGCCGCTGCTTTGCGCAGCGAAGGCATCATCGTGCGCCACTTCAAAAAAGCGCGTATCGACCAGTTCCTGCGGATTACGGTAGGGACTGATGAAGAGTGTGCCGCCCTGGTAGAAGCCCTCCGAACCCCTGATTAAGCTACTGCGCGGCGCAATCTCAGGACTGTGATGCTCACCGTACTCAAGTACGGTTGCGCTTCTCGCCCTGACCTTGCGCCGCTCGCTACGCTTACTCAGGGGTTCCGGTGCGGTGGGACATCAGGCTAGTGTGTGACGTAATTTTGGGGCGGCAATTATCCGCAATGGTTGCGTACAAGTGCAACGACGCAGGATCATCTCAGTGCTGCGCCAGCGGTCGCTGCCGCCACGCCAGCAGCGCGCCGGTCAGCAGCACCAGTGCAGAAAACAAGAGGCCGTTGCGTAATCCGCCGCCATGGTCGGCAATCCAGCCGACGATCGTCGGGCCGACGATCTGGCCAGCGGCAAAGACGATGGTGAAGGCGCTGATGCCGGCTGCCCAGTGGGTGTGCGGTAAATTGTGCCGCACCATCGCGGTTGTCGAGGCGACGACCGATAAAAATACGCCGCCGAACAAAATACCCGAAGCAAAAATGAGCGGTGTCGAGGCGGTCAGCGCAGGTAGTGCGGTGGCCAGTGCCAGCAGCGCACACAGGATTGCCATTGCCTCGCCGCCACGGAATTTGTCCAGCATGCGCGCCCATAGTCGGGTGGCCGCGATGACGGCGACTCCCAGCAAGGCATAAAACAGCGTGACCGTGGTGGCGCTCATGCCGTCCTCGCGCAACAGGGCGATGACAAAGGTCATGTAGCCGATGTAGCCCACGCCAAATAAAAAATACGCGGCCAGTCCGCAGGTGAAGCGGCGCAGCGGTGCGCGACTGGCGGATTTGTCGTGCGGCGGCAATGCCGGAATGCGACGTGCGGCCAGCATCATCAGGGCGGTGGCGAGTAATCCCAGCAGCCCCATCAGCAGCCACGCCAGTTGCCAGCGATGCGGCGCGGCGATGTGTTCCGCATACGTCAGTGACCACGGCACCAGCAGCGACGAGGCGATAATGCCGAAGCCGGTGCCGCCGTAAAACAGGCCGATTAAAAAGCCGGCGCGTTGCGGTTGCAGCATCGCCATGCGGGTCGCCAGCAGGCCGCCGGCAATGAATAACAGGGCGCTGGCAGCACCCGCCAGTATGCGCAAAATCAGCAGGGTGGTCGTGCTGGCGGTGAGGCCGGAACCCAGCATGAACAGGGCCGAAAAAATCGCCCCTGCCAGCAGCACCCGGTGCACACCCTGACGACGCAGTAGCCACGGTGTCAGTAGCGCGCCGATCAGGTAGCCGAGTGCGTTGCCGGTATTCATTCCCCCGGCGACGATGTAAGTCCAGCCCAGATCGTCGCGCATCGGCGTCAGCAGCAGCGCGTAGGAAAAGCGGGCGATACCAAGAGCGATCGCGGAACCGAGCGAGAGGGCGAGGGCGATCCAGAGCGGATGGTGGGGCGGTGTGGCGTGCGGCGGCGCAGGGATTGCTTGGGGCATGAGGCGGTCTCTGTCTTTCTGTTGTGGAGCTTCGCCAGACGGGTGGTCGCCGCCATGTTCGCTAGTGTCGGGATGGCGGCGACGTTTGCGCCGGGGAAGTTCTTATCGTTTTCGGTCGGTATGGCGCCGCCAGTCAGTATGCCACTGTCGCACGGGGGACGTATGCCGGCATCCGTGGGCGGTCGATGCGATAATGGACGCCGGCAATGATGCTTGCGCCGTCCTTCCTCTTTTCTTCCCCCGATTCCATGACCCACGGTTCCCTCCCCGTACTACCGCTGCGGCAAGCCTATGCGCGCCGCAACGCCTTGTTGTTCTTGTTTTTCATGCTGGGCGTGATTTATGCCAGCTGGGCCGCCCGGATTCCGGCGATTCGCGACGCTCAGGGTCTGGATGCGGCAACCTTGTCGCTGGTGCTGCTGTGCAGCGGCATCGGCGCGGTCGCTTCGTTTCCGCTGGCGGCGTGGCTGGTGGCGCATGTCGGGGCGCGGCGCAGTGCCTGGTTTTTCGGACTGGCGCTGTTGCTCGGTTTGCCGGCGCTGGCATGGGCGCCCGGGCTGTCCTGGCTGATGGCGGCCGGGGTGTTGTATGGCGCGGCCAGCAGTTGCTTCGATGTGGCGATCAATGCGCTGGGTGCGGCGCTTGAAAAACAGGAGCAGCGATCGCTGATGTCGACCTTGCATGCCTGGTTTTGCGTCGGTAGCTTTAGCGGAGCTTTGATGGGAGGGGCGATTGCCGCGACCGGCTTGACGCCGGGCTGGCATTTCACACTGATCGCGCTGGTCTGCGTCTGGCCCTTGCGACTAGCCTGCCAGATCTTGCCGCAAGATCGTCCGCAGCACGATCCTTCACGGCGGATTTTTGCCGTACCGCACGGGCACTTAGTGGCGCTGGGCATTATCGCGTTTTGCGGTGCGGTGATCGAGGGCTCGACCGCCGACTGGAGCGGGGTCTATCTGAAAGATCATTTGCAGGCCAGCGATGGCATGGCACCGCTGGCGTTTGCCGGATTCACCGGGATGATGCTGGTGGCGCGCTTGCTCGGCGACCGCTGGAAAGAAAGATTCGGTGCGCGCGCCGTTGTCGCGACCGGTGCATTCGTTGCCGCTATCGGCATCCTGATCGCTTCTGCTGCGCACTCGCTGCCGTTGGCGCTGGCCGGTTTTGCGCTGGCGGGCGCGGGTGCGGCGACAGTGTTTCCTTTCATTTACAGCGCCGCCGGACGGCACGGGCCGAGTGCGCTGGCAGGGGTCGCCACGCTCGGGTATAGCGGCAATTTATTGGGGCCGCCGCTGTTTGGTGTGGTGGCACATACGTGGGGGATATCGATGGGATTCGTCTTTATTGCGGCATTGTGTGTGGCGGTGACGCTGGCCGCTAGTCGTGCGCGGTGGCTGGAATGACGCGCGATATCGTGTTGCTGCCGGGCTTCATGCTGACCGCCGGTTTGTGGGACGACATGCGGGACGGTCTGGCGCGCTTAGGGCGTCTGCATTTTGGCGATATCGGGCAGGACGACACCATCGCCGCCATGGCTGCGCGGGTCTTGCAGCAGGCACCGCCGCAGTTTGTGCTGCTCGGATTTTCCATGGGCGGTTTCGTGGCGCAGGCGATGGCCTTGCAAGCGCCGGACAGAGTGCAGGGGCTGGCGCTGCTCAATACCTCGTCGCGGCCGCCGAGTGCGATGGAGTCTGCTGCCTTGCAGGAGCAAATCGCGTTAGCGAGCAGGTTGCCGTTCAAGGGGCTGACCTCACGCAAGCTGGCGTCGTCCCTGCATCCTGATCGGGCTGACGATAGGGTGTTGCTGGCGCGCTTGCAAGCGATGGCTTTGCACAACGGCAAAGATGTTTTCCTGCATCAGCTGGCAGCGCTGCGCGACGATAGCGTCGCCGCGCTGGAACAGATTGCCTGCCCGGCGCTGATTGTGGCGGCTAGGGAAGACCGTTTGCGGACGGTGGAAGAGTCCGAGGAAATGGCGCAGCGCATGCCGAAGGCCATGTTCAGGATACTGGAAGATAGCGGCCACATGACGCCCATGGAGCAGCCGCTGCGCTTGCAGATGCTGCTCGATGAATGGCTGGGTTTGGAGAGATAGCGCGGCAGATAATTTCTGGCGAACGTCGTTAAGTTGGGGGGGGGGCTTGCTGGCGGGCTGTCTGCATCAGCAGGCCAAATCAGCGCGGCAGACTATCCCGGTTTATCGGGGGGATGAGTTCGTCGCGCTGAAAGGACAGGGCGCTGTGTGGTGGGTAGGCATGCGGGGCTGCCCGGGGAAGTTGCCGTGCGGGCATGAAGATGTCAGCGCTTGTATTCTCGCCGCTCTGCTGCCTGTGGCGATGTTTGCTCTGCGCGTTTTTCGCGCTGCCGGTTGAGTTCGTCCAGATCACCGTTGCTGCGCAAAGCGGTATCAGTCTGACCTTCGGCATTGTCCCGAAATACATGCTGCATACCGTCACGCGATGTGGCGCGGGTCGGGCTTTGGGTGGGATTCTTTTGGGCCTGATTCCTTTGGGTCTGACTCTTGTATGAGGTATCGTCTTCGTGGGGCAGGAAGGGCTCAATCGCTTCGATTGATTCATATGGCTTGTCGATGGGAGTGCGTTTGACATACCGGTCTTTGCGGGTGCGGAGAAAGCTGCTGGCCATGAGGTACTCCAAGGGGATAATCGCAGTACGACACCTCGCCTGGATGATAAGTGCCGGGGTTTGGCACTCTTCACGGAAATTACAGACTTGTCTGTGTCGGAGCGGTCGATCAATGTGCTTTGACCCCGCTCCGGCTTGAACTATTTACAACATCAGACGCGCTCTTGCCGCACGATATTCAGTTTCCAGCCGATCAACCACTTCGGCAACCGAGGGGGCGTCATCCATCAGGCCGACGCCTTGCCCTGCACCCCAGATATCGCGCCAGGCCTTGGCCGCTCTGTCGCTGCCAAAATTCATATGTGTTTTATCTGCTTGCGGCAGATTGTCGGGGTCGAGGCCGGCGCTGATGATCGATTGCCTCAGATAGTTGCCGTGGATGCCGGTAAATAAATTGGTATTGACGATATCGGCGGCCGTGGCGGCAATCACGGCATCGCGGTAAGCATCGGTGACATTGGCTTCGCGTGTGGCTAACCAGCGCGAACCGATATACGCCAGATCGGCACCGGCGGCTTGCGCGGCCAGGATGGCGTCGCCGCTGGCGATCGCGCCCGACAAGATCACCAGTCCCTGATAAAAACGGCGCACTTCGCCTATCAGCGCAAAGGGCGACAGCGTACCGGCATGGCCGCCCGCACCGGCGGCGACCAGAATCAGACCATCGACCCCCGCTTCCAGCGCCTTGTGCGCATGGCGTATCGAAATGACATCGTGCAGCACAATCCCGCCGTAGGAGTGAATCGCCGCCAGCATCTCGGCCGGTGGCGCGCGCAGGCTGGAGATGATGATGGGAATTTGATGCCGCACGCACACTTCGACGTCATGTGCCAGACGGTCGTTGGACTGATGCACGATCTGATTGACGGCAATGGGGCCTATCGTGGCAGTCGGGTGTGCGGCACGATGCGCTGCCAGCTCCTCTTTCAATTGCGTCAGCCAGACGTCGAGCAGCTCGGCGGGACGGGCATTGAGTGCCGGGAACGAGCCGACGATGCCCGCCTTGCACTGTGCTGCGACCAGTTGCGGTCCGCTGGCGATGAACATGGGCGAGGCAATGACGGGCAGACGCAGGTTTCGCAGAGTTTCGGGCAGGAGCTGGGACATGGGGCGTTCTCGCTGTTAAGGGGGTAAAGACTCGAAAGTATAAGGGAAAAAATATTACGGTCGTGCTTTTAATTGCCAATGACTATTTCAGGTCTGCGAAGGGCGGGCATCTTGCGCATTAAATTAATGATCAAGACATCGCTGAGATTGCGCCGCGCATTCGCTTAAGCAGCGCCTAGCCGGCGTTGCAAAGAAGGCCATTACTGATACTGGCTGCGCCGGATTTCAGCAGTTGCGCC harbors:
- a CDS encoding nitronate monooxygenase family protein produces the protein MSQLLPETLRNLRLPVIASPMFIASGPQLVAAQCKAGIVGSFPALNARPAELLDVWLTQLKEELAAHRAAHPTATIGPIAVNQIVHQSNDRLAHDVEVCVRHQIPIIISSLRAPPAEMLAAIHSYGGIVLHDVISIRHAHKALEAGVDGLILVAAGAGGHAGTLSPFALIGEVRRFYQGLVILSGAIASGDAILAAQAAGADLAYIGSRWLATREANVTDAYRDAVIAATAADIVNTNLFTGIHGNYLRQSIISAGLDPDNLPQADKTHMNFGSDRAAKAWRDIWGAGQGVGLMDDAPSVAEVVDRLETEYRAARARLML
- a CDS encoding alpha/beta fold hydrolase: MTRDIVLLPGFMLTAGLWDDMRDGLARLGRLHFGDIGQDDTIAAMAARVLQQAPPQFVLLGFSMGGFVAQAMALQAPDRVQGLALLNTSSRPPSAMESAALQEQIALASRLPFKGLTSRKLASSLHPDRADDRVLLARLQAMALHNGKDVFLHQLAALRDDSVAALEQIACPALIVAAREDRLRTVEESEEMAQRMPKAMFRILEDSGHMTPMEQPLRLQMLLDEWLGLER
- a CDS encoding YbfB/YjiJ family MFS transporter — protein: MPQAIPAPPHATPPHHPLWIALALSLGSAIALGIARFSYALLLTPMRDDLGWTYIVAGGMNTGNALGYLIGALLTPWLLRRQGVHRVLLAGAIFSALFMLGSGLTASTTTLLILRILAGAASALLFIAGGLLATRMAMLQPQRAGFLIGLFYGGTGFGIIASSLLVPWSLTYAEHIAAPHRWQLAWLLMGLLGLLATALMMLAARRIPALPPHDKSASRAPLRRFTCGLAAYFLFGVGYIGYMTFVIALLREDGMSATTVTLFYALLGVAVIAATRLWARMLDKFRGGEAMAILCALLALATALPALTASTPLIFASGILFGGVFLSVVASTTAMVRHNLPHTHWAAGISAFTIVFAAGQIVGPTIVGWIADHGGGLRNGLLFSALVLLTGALLAWRQRPLAQH
- a CDS encoding MFS transporter, whose translation is MMLAPSFLFSSPDSMTHGSLPVLPLRQAYARRNALLFLFFMLGVIYASWAARIPAIRDAQGLDAATLSLVLLCSGIGAVASFPLAAWLVAHVGARRSAWFFGLALLLGLPALAWAPGLSWLMAAGVLYGAASSCFDVAINALGAALEKQEQRSLMSTLHAWFCVGSFSGALMGGAIAATGLTPGWHFTLIALVCVWPLRLACQILPQDRPQHDPSRRIFAVPHGHLVALGIIAFCGAVIEGSTADWSGVYLKDHLQASDGMAPLAFAGFTGMMLVARLLGDRWKERFGARAVVATGAFVAAIGILIASAAHSLPLALAGFALAGAGAATVFPFIYSAAGRHGPSALAGVATLGYSGNLLGPPLFGVVAHTWGISMGFVFIAALCVAVTLAASRARWLE